One Thermodesulfovibrionales bacterium genomic region harbors:
- a CDS encoding ribonuclease HII → MSLFRFDLTYRKRGFRLVAGVDEAGRGSLAGPVVAGAVILSEGFRIEGLDDSKKLSPQKRSELFWQLILGAEDIGFGIVDVEEIERINILEATKKAMIEAINGLKKVPDIVLIDALKLPISTKQISVVKGDQKSASIAAASIIAKVLRDWIMEYYDSLYPAYGFKKHKGYGTVIHKKNLRIYGLCPIHRRTFGHVMELVLPFDKV, encoded by the coding sequence ATGTCCCTTTTCAGATTTGACCTGACTTACAGGAAAAGAGGGTTCAGACTTGTGGCCGGTGTTGATGAGGCAGGAAGAGGTTCACTGGCCGGTCCTGTTGTAGCTGGTGCTGTGATATTGAGTGAGGGTTTCAGAATAGAGGGTCTTGATGATTCAAAAAAACTTTCTCCTCAAAAAAGGTCTGAACTATTCTGGCAGCTCATACTGGGGGCAGAGGATATAGGTTTCGGCATTGTTGATGTTGAGGAGATAGAAAGAATCAATATCCTTGAGGCAACAAAAAAGGCAATGATAGAGGCCATTAATGGATTAAAAAAAGTTCCCGATATTGTACTCATCGATGCCCTGAAATTACCTATATCAACTAAACAAATATCAGTTGTAAAAGGTGATCAAAAGAGTGCTTCCATAGCTGCAGCATCCATTATTGCAAAGGTTTTAAGAGACTGGATCATGGAATATTATGATTCCCTTTATCCAGCATATGGATTTAAAAAACACAAAGGATATGGTACGGTAATCCATAAAAAGAACCTGAGAATATATGGATTATGCCCTATCCACAGAAGGACCTTCGGGCATGTGATGGAACTTGTTTTACCTTTTGATAAAGTATGA
- the rplS gene encoding 50S ribosomal protein L19, protein MNELIKAVEETYKKKSLPDFRVGDTVRVYVKVKEGDRERLQPFEGVVIARRGGGLRETFMVRKISFGVGVERIFPIHSPVVESIEVVKRGDVRRAKLYYLRRKKGKEAKIKEKETRTVEEGK, encoded by the coding sequence ATGAATGAATTGATAAAGGCAGTTGAAGAGACCTATAAAAAGAAGTCATTACCCGATTTCAGGGTGGGAGATACGGTTAGGGTTTATGTGAAGGTAAAGGAGGGAGACAGGGAGAGGCTCCAGCCTTTTGAAGGGGTTGTAATAGCCCGCAGGGGTGGAGGATTGAGAGAAACATTCATGGTAAGAAAGATCTCTTTCGGGGTAGGAGTTGAGAGGATCTTTCCAATTCATTCGCCTGTAGTTGAATCTATAGAGGTTGTAAAAAGAGGAGACGTGAGGAGGGCAAAGCTATATTATCTCAGAAGAAAGAAGGGTAAGGAGGCAAAGATAAAAGAAAAGGAGACCAGAACAGTAGAAGAGGGAAAATAA